tggtatattttttatcggttGGAATTTAGACTGTGAACTAACTCATCGATGAttgtttatgaaataaaatcatatgtTAAGGATGGTCGAAAGATTTTTGGATGTcttcaaatggaaaaaaatcagttatCGATGGAAtgcgaattgaaattttagttCGATTATCCTCGAGTAGTTGAACCCTCGGTCGTATAAATCAGACATGAcgtgtgaaaaaattaaattgttaatgcaatcagaaattttttcctttcgttTACGATATCTGACCATTATTAGATGTGGAAACTATTTTAATGGTATTTTCATTTGTCCAgaatgttttattttgttcatttACTTTTCGATGATGAAACGGTAGATAACAAGAGATAGTGAGgatttgaatgaataatggGATATTTTTTGAGTACGTGATTTTGTTGATTGTTTACGGAGTAAATATGGGATATGGGAATTTCATCCGATTTCTATATCATTAAATAAGGCTTCAGTTAAAATTTTGGgttcataatttttgttatggaagttatgatttatttataaaaacgaGAGTCTATTTTCCGTGACCGAGAGTTCACACCATTCACGGTCGGGTATGAAGTGCATTAAAATGTTGAGACGGCAGAATTTTCATTGGGCATTCACTAGATGGAAATCAACAACGAGCGTCTGTCTTTGAGAGGATATTGGTTTTATGAGAAACCTGTTTCACCGAGTCATTTACGCGGGAGGGGAAGGAATAACCGTGGATAATTTAAAGAGATTGATTGTTTAAAGAGCTTTGAAGTAGCTCTGAAGTAGCTCAAACATCTACCATTATCTGAAGTAAACCATCTGcatttagaaataaaattttcacttttgttCCAGAAATAGCCAAAAAATGCAGAAAATGGACTACATGGAGGTGACTCTCCCCAATTACTCCTACGTCTTCAACTTCGAGGAGGAATTCATCCACCAGGACACACGTGTCTGGATGACAAATAACTGGACAAATGTATTCTACTACGTTGGTATATACATGGTCCTCATATTCGGCGGTCAATACTGGATGGCCAGCAGACCCAGATATGAATTACGGGGTCTTCTGACCCTCTGGAACAGTCTCCTCGCAACATTCTCGATAATAGGATTCGCAAGAACAGCACCTGAGCTCATACATGTCCTGAGAAATCACGGATTGTATCACAGTGTGTGCATACCGAGGTGAGAATTGCCATTTGAAATTTAACGCTGAATTTTCCCAAGTTTTTATCCTTCATTCTTTCATGAATACACGAGTGCCGATAATTTGCCAACATCACGTCACATGCGTCAATTCTTTTATTTACCAAAAAATCCCAGCACGAATTTCCTGAGACGACAATGGTCGGGATTGGTCGCTGATGAATTCAAAGGTCGAGTTCATGGGTTTTGAAGTCCTAAGAATTGCTGAGGACTTTggcccgtttttttttttatttagagaaCGTTTTGTAATCGTTCGAATGTACGTTTCAGTTTTTTCGTGTCCAAGTTATTTGATGACCAATGGAaggtattcaattttttgtgcaATTGCAAAAATTGTTGAGCTGTGTTAACTGGCGttagtaaaataatttcagtgCAGAAGTCTAAATTTGATTGATCACTTGCAAATCGCGGGAAGGAATAAAATTCGTAATTACCACAATGCGAAATTAGTCTTATCTCTTCTTTGGTTTGATTCAAAGTTCAATCTCTGATTTTCTTCCTTCTCATGATTTTATTGAACCAGTAATTGTACTATTATGCAAGAATGGATTGCATTTTACTTATTACACTATTGGGAAGTGCACTATCGTGCAGATAAATACATTTAGATCACGCGATGTGGAATACCACTAGATATTAATAAATCGGAAGGGAAATCGTGAGTGCTAATGAttaatttctgttttttttaaatttcgagaaatccctttatttttttttcttcaatcctATTCTTGCCAATTTTTCCTCCAGAACCACTGCCCTCTTCATCATAATCGATCACTCAACAATAAAAAGTAGAGAAGCGATAATCAATCATTGAGAAATCCCAAGAAATAATGCACAAGAAAATTCATAAGAAATCCATAGCCATAACTCGTATTAATGAtcttaaaatcaattaatttccgaAGGAAATCCTTGACGATGTTCCagataattaaattctcacaTTAGACTACTATTTTCTACCACTTTCTCCCCCAATAAACCCCTCGATCTCGAGACAATTAacattctaatttttttcaaattaataacaTTTTCAGTTTCATTCTGATGGATCGAGTCTCGGGATTTTGGACCTGGATGTTCGTCCTGTCGAAGCTGCCGGAGCTGGGTGACACATTGTTCATAGTCTTGAGAAAGCAACCCCTTATCTTCCTCCACTGGTACCATCACATAACTGTTCTACTGTACTCATGGTTCTCCTACACTGAGTACGCATCAACAGCCCGATGGTTTGTCGTGATGAACTACTTCGTGCATTCTATAATGTATACTTACTATGCCTTAAAAGCCATGAGATATTCACCACCAAAGTCAATATCAATGGTGATAACAGCCCTTCAACTCATCCAAATGATTGTCGGTTGTGCTATTAACGTATGGGCATATCAATATCTAACACCAGGACAGAGTCATTGCTCTATATCTAGGTTTAACGTTCACTTCAGTTTAATAATGTACTTCAGTTATTTCGTACTGTTTGCTAAATTCTTTCACAAAGCGTACATTGGCGgaaagaaaggaaaaaaaatttataaacacgaggataatggaaaaattaatgaggaaTTTAGTAATGGAAAGCTGAAgagcaattgaattttcttgtcatatttatttatgaattttgtCGAGGAATAGGTCGGATGtgagaaaatttatatttcattcaGAGAACGATTTTTCAATGCAAATGGACCAAAGACGGTTGTCATTCAGgaaaatcgatttatttagCAGCACATGAACAGTCTTTTCGTCTTAAATCCGTTAATTGCagcacaatatttttaattatttcgataTTTATCGATGGAAAGGGGGGTAGATTGTACGAGTTGGTGATAGGACTGCCACAAGGGGATGCTCTATGccctaatattttttatgagctCCTCACCTCATTTAGATGATTATCGGTTGTGCGGTTAATGTGTGGGCGCATCAGTATCTCACATCAGGACAGCGTCATCACACCATCTCGAGGTTTAACGTGCATTTCAGTTGAATAATATACTTCAGTTATTTCGTGCTATTTCTCTAGATGCTTACAAAGGCGTTTAGAGGAAAGAtgggaaagaaaatttttaatcaccaGGGGAGTGGATAAATCAAGGAATTTTGTAATGAAAAGCACAAGagcaattaaatttcttcgttacttttatttatgaatcGGTTGATCgatgggagggggggaggatggatgagaaaaaattggtTCCATTCTGAGAACGATTTTTCGATGGAACTGAACCAGAGGTAGTTCTCATCCAggataattgattaatttatcagCACATGATCGATTTCTATGATTTATTAATTGCAGCACAATTTTGGTGATTAATTCGGGATTTAGCAGGGGAAGTGGGAATTGCACCAGACGATGCTAGATTAGGATGCCAGGGGGGGAGGCTAAATGccataatattttcaaagagtTGGCTTTTATTACGAGTGCCTCGATGTGAGGATCCGGTGGGGCCAGTTCTCTCGGACGCGTGACCCAGATTCTATGTGACGGTGACTGGAGAGATCTCGAGAGATGAGTTTCTAGGGAGATTTgacgtttttatttttgttggattttttaggggttttATAGATGTCAGCTGAGCAAGGGGCGGGGGTATACAGGTGATTGTGGAGGGAGAGAAGGAAATTCTAGGGCGTctgaagtgaaaaaatgaatttttctttatatatttagcttttggagaaatttaattatcgagaAGAGGAATTTGGTGGGAAAAATTGAggtattttttcctcaaatcaGTAGTTAATAAGATAATTTatgaagaaggaaaaattcttttttttatcttattCAGTATGACATAGTCCAGGATCCACAGTTAtatatctcattttttttcatttcaaagatCTACTCTCTATCCCTAGTTCGAGAcctgattaattaaaatcgtaTCATCAGGTATCGGACAGTTTGTCACCATAAATTCCcatggaatgaaaattttttctgttccTTGAGAAGATTTGTTCAATGCTGGGAGCTCGCACCGGTTAATCTTAAAAATCATTGCCAACATAATTATGTAAATTAGCCCCAGCACGAATGGCGAGCATGAGTCATATTCCCTGCGGCAGGGATTCATgaggaaattgattttctgaatttcaaatttgTATTTACTAATGTGGGCTGTTGTTCAGTGCAAGGTCCATGGCCATCACTTCCTCAATCgttaaatatatttgattgatGTCAACGCGATTATTAGATAATCAAACgtcaaatggaaattttcattcacctAAACacctgagaaattatttttctcgtgtTTATGATGCTCTCGAGTTGATTTAATGGTGAATTTAACGAGGTTGAGTTGACAATGAATGACGCACATATTCACGGTATAATCGGGTGTCTGCTTCCCACTTTGGTGCCCCTGAAATCGATTACTTACAAAGTCAATTAATGATTTAACGGAATTTTTGAATaacaagggggggggggcaggagCTGGAGCAAAGTGGAACTGAGGTTTAAGGGTCAAGATGTCGTAAGATCTACTGGAATACATTATTTTCATACCGAAGTGATAAAACGAGATACGTTGAggtatctcgttttaccatttCACTACTTATTCCAGGATTAAATATCTTCAGATCTGCAGAGAATGGTTGAAAGAATTTTGTGGAAGGAATCCCATTTTCAAGGTCTTTCCCTGcccttcaaaataaaaaaaaatatatcgaaattGATCTATTGATTCAGATGTTTGAAACTTTCGAGAGTGAAGCGTCAAGAAGTCTTGAGGTCAAACGG
This DNA window, taken from Diachasmimorpha longicaudata isolate KC_UGA_2023 chromosome 8, iyDiaLong2, whole genome shotgun sequence, encodes the following:
- the Baldspot gene encoding very long chain fatty acid elongase 6, translating into MQKMDYMEVTLPNYSYVFNFEEEFIHQDTRVWMTNNWTNVFYYVGIYMVLIFGGQYWMASRPRYELRGLLTLWNSLLATFSIIGFARTAPELIHVLRNHGLYHSVCIPSFILMDRVSGFWTWMFVLSKLPELGDTLFIVLRKQPLIFLHWYHHITVLLYSWFSYTEYASTARWFVVMNYFVHSIMYTYYALKAMRYSPPKSISMVITALQLIQMIVGCAINVWAYQYLTPGQSHCSISRFNVHFSLIMYFSYFVLFAKFFHKAYIGGKKGKKIYKHEDNGKINEEFSNGKLKSN